In the genome of Halapricum salinum, one region contains:
- a CDS encoding ATPase domain-containing protein, which produces MSSGIDRRLSTGVAGLDEILQGGPLAGRSYLVRGPPGAGKTVLGYEFLTADPEADALCINLEESEDDARANADSLGFDLSNVSFLDLSPESDFFADDQSYSVFAPEEVEQNSLTDQIVDAVRDRKPDRVFLDPVTQFRNLTSDEFQFRKQVVSFMRFLTESEATVLFTSQRTPSTPDDDLQFLSDGIVELDQTDHGRTITVPKFRGSDRREGTHTFRITGDGMVVFPRLVPDEHGAAVDTEAIGSGLDGLDALLGGGIERGTITIVSGPTGVGKTTTATLFAQAAAQRGERAAIYMFEESPATFRQRSSALGIPVEDLEASEDLHVQEVEPLTRSAEEFAQMVREQVEQRDTEVVVLDGINGYKLSIQGDEEPLIRKLHALGRYLKNMGVTVIFVDEVDTVTGNFQATNVGISYLADNVLFLRHVELDGRLRKVIGVLKKRVSDFESTLREFELAEGEISVGEPMTDVRGLLRGTPERIGDRGE; this is translated from the coding sequence ATGTCATCGGGTATTGATCGTCGCCTCTCGACAGGCGTGGCTGGTCTCGACGAGATACTGCAAGGCGGACCCCTCGCTGGCCGGAGCTATCTCGTCAGGGGGCCGCCCGGGGCCGGCAAGACAGTGCTCGGCTACGAATTCCTCACGGCCGACCCCGAGGCGGACGCGCTGTGCATCAATCTCGAAGAGAGCGAGGACGACGCCCGCGCGAACGCCGATTCGCTGGGATTCGACCTGTCGAACGTCTCGTTTCTCGATTTGAGTCCCGAGTCGGACTTCTTCGCCGACGATCAGTCCTACAGCGTCTTCGCACCCGAGGAGGTCGAACAGAACTCGCTCACCGACCAGATCGTCGACGCAGTACGGGATCGTAAGCCTGATCGGGTCTTTCTCGATCCGGTCACGCAGTTTCGCAATCTGACCAGCGACGAGTTCCAGTTCCGCAAACAGGTCGTCTCTTTCATGCGCTTTCTGACCGAGTCAGAGGCGACAGTACTCTTCACCTCCCAGCGGACGCCGAGCACGCCCGACGACGACCTGCAGTTTCTGAGCGACGGCATCGTCGAACTCGACCAGACTGACCACGGCCGGACGATCACGGTCCCGAAGTTCCGTGGGTCGGACCGCCGGGAAGGCACCCATACGTTCCGTATCACCGGCGACGGAATGGTCGTCTTCCCCAGACTCGTCCCGGACGAACACGGGGCCGCGGTCGATACAGAGGCGATCGGCTCCGGACTGGACGGGCTGGACGCGCTGCTCGGCGGCGGGATCGAGCGCGGGACGATCACGATCGTCAGCGGTCCGACGGGCGTCGGCAAGACGACGACGGCGACGCTGTTCGCCCAGGCTGCGGCCCAGCGCGGCGAGCGGGCGGCGATCTACATGTTCGAGGAGTCACCGGCGACGTTCCGCCAGCGATCGAGCGCGCTCGGGATACCCGTCGAGGACCTCGAAGCGAGCGAGGACCTGCACGTCCAGGAGGTCGAGCCGCTGACCCGCTCGGCCGAGGAGTTCGCCCAGATGGTCCGCGAGCAGGTCGAACAGCGGGACACGGAGGTGGTCGTCCTCGACGGGATCAACGGCTACAAGCTCTCGATCCAGGGCGACGAGGAACCGCTGATCCGGAAACTCCACGCGCTCGGTCGGTATCTCAAAAACATGGGCGTGACGGTCATCTTCGTCGACGAGGTCGACACCGTGACGGGGAATTTCCAGGCGACGAACGTCGGGATCAGCTACCTGGCGGACAACGTCCTGTTCCTCCGGCACGTCGAACTCGACGGCCGGCTCCGAAAGGTGATCGGCGTCCTCAAAAAGCGAGTCAGCGACTTCGAATCCACACTCCGGGAGTTCGAACTGGCCGAGGGTGAGATCAGCGTGGGCGAGCCGATGACCGACGTTCGCGGCCTGCTCCGGGGGACGCCCGAACGCATCGGCGACAGAGGTGAGTAA
- a CDS encoding PAS domain-containing protein: protein MSTVTLFVAEDRDRQLLAEWLGEEYEVSTPVEPRVGVGTDLVIVDAASFPQLKDGLREWKTEAEPVFAPVLLVAEQAQSEAFDPSDWETIDGLYIVDDIVSIPIEKAVLYRRIENLLERRDLSGQLASRYRRSERRFERLFDGVPDPVFVLSEDGALTSANEAFRTLTGLDDVPERSVRLADVDVLSATTADRIEEQAAAAFADEPLPDQQPTVRLETPDGEVRYASVSAATLDVEGQREAVVVLRDVTERRERERELERIEQRFRQIAEHVSEIIWLTTIDGDLLYASPGYEELTGRSVEDLASDPGEIALEHAHPDDRERLESYIDRIFSDPGQQDVHTIEYRLLTADGQTRWIETDTYPVYGPDGQVTRLVGILEDVTERKRRERRFDAIFNQTFQLTGLLDPDGRVVELNDQAVAYLDLDREAAVGARVWDAASGILDAQRRDRLVEHVERAAAGEFVRYEERVVAADGVATLDVSIKPIRDTFGEVVLLVVEARDVSERKERERELARQNERLEEFASIVSHDLRNPLQIIRARLGIARDTGDLDHLEPAEDAVDRMDRLIDDLLDLARHGDLSVDVEPVSIEEVATRAWLSSDEGDATLDVAAPEPIRADPDRVAQLLENLFRNSVEHGSTGSRTQSDDAVEHGGTNVTVRVEQTADGVAVVDDGPGIPPEERESVFDLGHTTATDGTGFGLAIVKEIVDAHGWSIAVENDPETGGARFEITGVERLE, encoded by the coding sequence ATGTCGACGGTCACGCTGTTCGTCGCCGAGGACCGCGACCGCCAGCTCCTCGCGGAGTGGCTCGGCGAGGAATACGAGGTCTCGACGCCCGTCGAGCCGCGCGTCGGCGTCGGCACGGATCTGGTGATCGTCGACGCCGCGTCGTTCCCGCAGCTCAAAGACGGGCTCCGCGAGTGGAAGACGGAAGCCGAACCGGTGTTCGCGCCGGTGTTGCTCGTGGCCGAACAGGCCCAGAGCGAGGCCTTCGATCCCAGCGACTGGGAGACGATCGACGGGCTGTACATCGTCGACGACATCGTCTCGATCCCCATCGAGAAGGCCGTGCTCTACCGACGGATCGAGAACCTGCTGGAGCGGCGTGACCTCTCGGGACAGCTGGCGAGTCGCTATCGGCGGAGCGAACGGCGCTTCGAGCGGCTGTTCGACGGCGTTCCCGATCCCGTGTTCGTCCTCAGCGAGGACGGCGCGCTCACCTCGGCCAACGAGGCCTTCCGGACGCTGACGGGGCTCGACGACGTGCCGGAGCGATCAGTTCGGCTCGCGGACGTCGACGTGCTCTCGGCGACGACCGCCGACCGGATCGAAGAGCAGGCTGCGGCCGCCTTCGCTGACGAGCCGTTGCCCGACCAACAGCCAACAGTGCGCCTGGAGACGCCTGACGGCGAGGTTCGCTACGCGTCAGTATCGGCGGCGACGCTGGACGTCGAGGGTCAGCGAGAGGCCGTCGTCGTCCTTCGGGACGTGACCGAGCGCCGAGAACGCGAGCGCGAACTGGAACGGATCGAGCAGCGCTTCCGCCAGATCGCAGAACACGTCTCGGAGATCATCTGGCTGACGACCATCGACGGCGACCTGCTGTACGCCAGCCCGGGCTACGAGGAACTGACGGGCCGCAGCGTCGAGGACCTGGCTAGCGATCCGGGGGAGATTGCGCTCGAACACGCCCACCCGGACGACCGGGAACGTCTCGAATCGTACATCGATCGAATTTTCTCCGATCCGGGCCAACAGGACGTCCACACGATCGAGTACCGGCTGCTGACCGCCGACGGCCAGACGCGCTGGATCGAGACGGACACCTACCCCGTCTACGGTCCCGACGGCCAGGTCACGCGACTGGTCGGCATCCTCGAAGACGTGACCGAGCGCAAGCGACGCGAGCGCCGCTTCGACGCGATCTTCAACCAGACCTTCCAGTTGACCGGCCTGCTCGATCCCGACGGACGCGTGGTCGAGCTCAACGACCAGGCCGTCGCGTATCTGGATCTCGACCGGGAGGCGGCCGTCGGGGCCCGCGTCTGGGACGCTGCGAGCGGCATCTTAGACGCTCAGCGGCGCGATCGACTCGTCGAGCACGTCGAGCGAGCCGCTGCGGGCGAGTTCGTCCGCTACGAAGAGCGCGTCGTGGCCGCCGACGGCGTCGCCACACTCGACGTCTCGATCAAACCGATCAGGGACACCTTCGGAGAGGTCGTCCTGCTCGTCGTCGAGGCGCGGGACGTCTCCGAGCGAAAAGAGCGCGAACGCGAACTCGCCCGCCAGAACGAGCGCCTCGAGGAGTTCGCCAGCATCGTCAGCCACGACCTGCGCAACCCCCTTCAGATCATCCGCGCCCGACTGGGCATCGCCCGGGACACCGGCGACCTCGATCACCTCGAACCGGCCGAGGACGCCGTCGACCGGATGGACCGACTCATCGACGACCTGCTGGATCTGGCCCGCCACGGCGACCTCAGTGTCGACGTCGAACCCGTCTCGATCGAGGAGGTCGCGACCCGGGCCTGGCTGAGCAGCGACGAGGGCGACGCGACGCTCGACGTCGCTGCGCCCGAACCCATCCGGGCCGACCCAGACCGGGTCGCACAACTGCTCGAAAATCTCTTTCGCAACAGCGTGGAACATGGTTCCACGGGCAGTCGGACGCAGTCCGACGACGCCGTCGAACACGGCGGGACGAACGTCACCGTCCGGGTCGAACAGACCGCCGACGGCGTCGCGGTCGTCGACGACGGTCCCGGGATCCCGCCCGAGGAACGCGAGTCGGTCTTCGACCTCGGGCACACGACTGCCACTGACGGAACCGGCTTCGGACTGGCGATCGTCAAAGAGATCGTCGACGCCCACGGCTGGTCGATCGCCGTCGAGAACGATCCCGAGACTGGCGGGGCTCGCTTCGAGATCACCGGCGTCGAACGCCTGGAGTAG
- a CDS encoding AAA family ATPase has translation MDGPLWTETHAPAIEDLPQSTVRERLERAREEPMNLFVHGPKGSGKTAAVRALAESVHDDPENDFIELNVADFFDRSKTEIKNDPRFRSFLQGKSDLTKREMINYVLKESASYTPMSGSYKTILLDNAESMREDFQQALRRVMEQYYEATQFVVATRQPTSIIAPIRSRCFPVPVRAPTHEELVSVLERIVEAEGVAHDAEGLEYVAGYADGDIRTAILSAQTTAEAEGEITMNTAYEVLGDIEADDDVEAMLDAAEDGRFNDARSTLDDLLVDEGYSGAELMEAILRASRSRYTGPQLARVHRLAGEIDFDLVEGTNERLHLSHFLAAIPAETRA, from the coding sequence ATGGACGGGCCGCTGTGGACGGAGACGCACGCGCCGGCGATCGAGGACCTGCCCCAGTCGACGGTTCGTGAGCGACTGGAACGCGCTCGCGAGGAGCCGATGAACCTCTTCGTCCACGGTCCAAAGGGTAGCGGCAAGACCGCCGCTGTCCGCGCACTCGCCGAATCGGTCCACGACGACCCCGAGAACGACTTCATCGAACTCAACGTCGCGGACTTCTTCGACCGCTCGAAGACCGAGATCAAAAACGACCCCCGCTTTCGATCCTTCCTCCAGGGCAAGAGCGACCTCACCAAGCGGGAGATGATCAACTACGTCCTCAAAGAATCCGCGAGCTACACTCCGATGTCGGGGTCGTACAAGACGATCCTGCTGGACAACGCCGAGTCCATGCGCGAGGACTTCCAGCAGGCCCTCCGCCGGGTGATGGAACAGTACTACGAGGCCACGCAGTTCGTCGTCGCGACGCGCCAGCCCACCTCGATCATCGCACCGATCCGCTCGCGGTGTTTCCCGGTCCCAGTCCGTGCGCCCACGCACGAGGAACTCGTCTCCGTCCTCGAACGGATCGTCGAGGCCGAAGGCGTCGCTCACGACGCGGAGGGGCTGGAGTACGTCGCGGGCTACGCCGACGGCGACATCCGGACGGCGATCCTGAGCGCCCAGACCACGGCCGAGGCCGAGGGCGAGATCACGATGAACACGGCCTACGAGGTGCTGGGCGACATCGAGGCCGACGACGACGTCGAGGCGATGCTCGACGCCGCCGAGGACGGGCGGTTCAACGACGCGCGCTCGACGCTCGACGATCTCCTGGTCGACGAGGGCTACAGCGGCGCGGAGTTGATGGAAGCGATCCTCCGGGCGTCGCGCTCGCGATACACTGGCCCGCAACTGGCCAGAGTCCACCGGCTGGCGGGCGAGATCGATTTCGATCTGGTCGAGGGGACGAACGAGCGCCTGCACCTCTCGCACTTCCTGGCGGCGATTCCGGCCGAGACGCGCGCCTGA